GGCCGTCGGGGTCGAGGCGGAAGACTCCGGCGCGCGAGCCGGGCTGGCCGAACGCGGGTCGCCCGACGTGCAGCACGTCGGGAAGGGTCTCGATCGTGATCGTGCCGTCCACGGAGAGATCGGGGCGCGCTCCCTTCGGAAGCGCTCCGTCGAGCGTGACGTCCACGCGCACCGTGCCGTCCACGACCGCGGGGTCGATCCGGCTCACGCGACCCTCGACGATCCCGACGCGGGTGTCGATCGACGCGCTCATCCCGATCGCGATGTCCTTGGCCTGGGTCTCGGGGACGCGAAGCTCCGCCTTGAGCCGATCGGGGCGGGCGACCTTCGCGAGCACCGTCCCCGCGGCGAGCGCCTGGCCGGGCTCGACCGGGATCTGCTGGAGCACGCCGTCGATGCCGGCGCGCACGCGCAGCGCGTCGGCCTCCTCGCGGCGCAGCGCCGCCGCGGCGCGCAGCTGGTCGAGGCGCACGTCGATCGCCCGCTCGCGCGCGCGAAGCGCCGCCTCGGCGGTCGAGAGGCGCTCCTGCTCGAGCGAGCGGCGGGTGTCGAGCTCCTCGACGCGCACCCGGGAGGTCTGGAGGACGAGCCCCGAGACGAGGCCGTCCTTGGCGAGCTCCTCGTTCGCGGCGGCCTCGAGCCGCGCCTGCTTCCAGTCGGCCTCGACGGCGGCGGCGGTGGCGCGCCGATCGAGCCACCCGTTCTTCAGCTCGACCTTCCCGCTCGACGCGTCGGCTTCCGCCGCGGCGACCTCGAGGGCGGCGTCGCGCGCGGCCGCCTCGACGTCCGGGTCCGACAGCTCGAGGAGGACGGTATCGGGGGCGACG
The window above is part of the Candidatus Polarisedimenticolaceae bacterium genome. Proteins encoded here:
- a CDS encoding HlyD family efflux transporter periplasmic adaptor subunit, coding for MDVPRTPPNRRPRRLAYAAGGVLAIAALAFGVSRLEPAPPTVRRDAVYVGTVERGEMVRDVRAPGTLVPEDVRWITARSSARVERVVVQAGAVVAPDTVLLELSDPDVEAAARDAALEVAAAEADASSGKVELKNGWLDRRATAAAVEADWKQARLEAAANEELAKDGLVSGLVLQTSRVRVEELDTRRSLEQERLSTAEAALRARERAIDVRLDQLRAAAALRREEADALRVRAGIDGVLQQIPVEPGQALAAGTVLAKVARPDRLKAELRVPETQAKDIAIGMSASIDTRVGIVEGRVSRIDPAVVDGTVRVDVTLDGALPKGARPDLSVDGTITIETLPDVLHVGRPAFGQPGSRAGVFRLDPDGREAVRVPVELGRASAREIEIVSGLSAGDRVILSDTAGWDGFDRIRID